The DNA sequence ATACAAGCCGTCTGTTTCTCCACAGCCTGGAATGGGATACCAGCCGCCTCACTCGCCTCACCACACTGTTTCTCCTGCAACGCCGGATACGCACGGGGCAGGATGGCAGTCTGGGCCAGTTGCAGAAACGTATGAGCTGGATTCGGCACCGTGgaaagcttcttcatgattCAATAATATTCGAAAGATGTGGTTGAGATTCACGTCATTATAACCCTGCGACTTGATTTCGACCATTTTAATGATCAACTACCCAAGTGTTTTCCTTTCGCGTTGCTGAAGAGTTGTCAATTACGATTGTGCCTCAAAACTCCTTATGATAGAACAAGAGAGCAGCATCTTACATTTGTTTTATCTAGCGTTTGAACTGTGCGGGCTATAGTTTCGTTGTACATTGTGTAGTGTTTGATACGTAGCGAAAGGGTTGTGAAAAATGTCTATTAAGCTAGATTTGACATTAACAATAATTAGTAATGCCAACAAAATACACGCCGGTTATAGAATGTAAGATGCTACACCACGATACAGCTCAACTACTGCGGCAAGAGACTCGTTATAGGCTCTGAATTCAATTATCCACGGAAGCTGGTGCATGTGCACCGTCACGTCTGCCCATGTCCATTTGCTTTCGTTCATTATGCGAGCAACCAACTGTAAAGCAATTGCTTTATCAGTCGGGTCCAACGTCATGGTTGCACAAATAAATAGGAGCCAGAGCTGGTAGGGGATGAAGTAAGGCAAATGGTGAGCAATATTCGTCATGCTCGGGTTTTGCATGTGTAGTAGCAGTCTGGTGATGTATGAAGCCGGTGAACATGGGTAAGACTGAGCTTTCTGTTTGAGACCCAGGATCCAGAGAAGTATTCCCAAGCGAAGAGCTTCCAGCATGCAGCATGGCCCACCTGTATGCGAGTGAGCATCAGAATCGAGAATTCGGTATGCGATTGGATTGAGTTGGGTGCCAAGATAGACTTCTTCTCGCCATAGATTGTCGCCCAACAACTCTAGTTTCGGTCGAATGAGTTTGCACACACTCCACATGTCTTGAAAGGCGGAGGCTATGACTATGTGATGGGTATCAGTGTTGGAGCACAAGATACCGAGGTTTGATTCAAGCGTTGTGAGAATTTGCGGCAATTCTTGGTTTGACAAAGGAGGTATTAAGAGTGTTGGCATAGGGAATCGGGGCTTTTGGTCAAATATCAAAGAAGATAATGTGTCGACCCTataagaagagaagaagagaagggtaCAGTTAGCACTATGAGATTGTCGGTGGAGAAAGGTGCTACCAACCAGAAAAGCATCAGGAGAATGCGACTGTTGTTTGCAAGGCTCTCAATCCCGCCTCTTGCAGCAATCATGACTTTCAGTCCACTTAGATGGACGCGAGCTTGTTCGAAATCCGAAACAATGAACTATTCATTTCCATTCAAGTCAAGATTAGATGCCACTAATTTCCAGCAAGAGGAAAATTACCAAATAGGATGCAACATAATCAGAAAAGGTTGATTACATACATTATAGCAGATGCAGCCCATGACTGCTTGGATGACGTTGATAGCTGTGGCTTCGCTGACGTCTggttgcagcagccgcctgtTTATGCAGGATGTCACTTCCATGAAGCGAGCCAATGCAAAAGCTCTACTCCTTTCTTTCGATTGAGAGTGAATAGCTGCGCGGACTTCGGGCCCGGTGAGGAAGTCCCGGCAGAAATCAGAAGCTTGAAAGGCAAAGGGGAACCAGAACCGCGAAATGGATGGATCTGGAGTTTCAAAGCTTGTTAGTTAATTAGGCTCAAATCAGAGGCctttaagattttaattGCGGCAGATGTGATTGACGATAACAATGCCCCTCGACAAAGATTAACTGCTTTTGGCTCACTTACCGGCATAAGACTGTTCCCAGTTGACAGCCAGGGCCAGGCCGTACGCTGCAAACGCATCCATCCCCCAGTTGTGttccatcatggccaacgGATGCTGGTCCCAAAAtggacgagatggaggcggcaaACTCGCCGCACCTGCAGCCAGCTGagtgcagcagccgcatAGTACCTGGTTCAGCCCTACAGCCGTACAGGAGCAGGATGTCGAGGATGGACCCGCATTCCTCTTTGCAGATCGAACTTCAAGGTCGACCTGAGGATTTCGACGCGGCTTCCGTCGAGCCTTGCCAATGTCTCGCATTACATGCTGCCGGATTTGGCGCGTGGTGGCTTGATCTCGAGGACGGCCGCGTGCAGGCCCGGCAGAGTTAATGAAGAGAAGGGagccagagctggagctgggacTGGCATCGCGGCTACTAGCCTCGGAGTTGGCATCTTTCGGGGGATCCATTGTCCTGAATCGTACTTGCAATACTAAGCAGTGGCAGATGAGGTGAGCTGGAACAGCAGAGGCAAGTAATGGCGATGCTTCGAAGGGGTTTTCATACGCGCGCTGCGAGGACCGTATTCCTAAACGGGCGCCGTGGGCGAAGCATCACAATCAGTCCCAGGAACCGGGGGGGTCGGGCTTGAATAGGCGCTGAGGCCAATGAGATGACGGGACGCCACACGGCTGCTTCACATAATCGATTATTCAGCCGGGCTGCCATGAGTTTTGACTTTTGGTTCTCTTCGGGATCGGGTCCGACGTCCGTCGAAGAGTCTCACTAGACCCTGGAAGCTCACAACTATCCCGAAACAGGCAGCAGGTGTCCCTGTCCGTGCAGCTCTAGCGCCGATCCAATGCTCACCGTGGCTATACGTAATCGTGGGAATAGAAGGAGGGAATAGGATTCGACGAGTTTCGTGACTAAGCGTCATGCGTTGTGCGGTACGTGTATTGGATTCTATGGGGAATTGGATGTTTATCGAATTGCTACGCGGACGGGCTCGCTTTCGAGGGGCTTGGAGAGCGCAGCCCGGCGGAGTTTCGGCAGCTGGGCTATTGGAAATGACTTGTAGCCGTGGCGCTTGGTGTTTGGGTATTTTATGGATTTGTAAAGCTGTAGCCAGTTTGTCAGATTTACAGCATCTTGTAGCGTCTAGGCATCTGTATTCTTATTTTTGTTCTGAAGAATGATTGCGTCTGATGGCGAGTTGTATGCTCTTGTTGAAGGTACTAGAGCTCATTTGTGGAAAATTATCGGATTAAAATCCGTGCGAATAGAAGAGAGGTGCTTTCCGTTTTAGGCATTGGCCTGTCAAAGATAGTCTTACACAAAAATACATATCCTAGGTACTCGATATAAGGTTGTCTGCACTAACCATGTACGAATTATGGGCTGCCAATGCATTGTAAGCTGAATGACGTTATCTCCTGGCTTTGTAAGGTTAGATTGATGGGCTTAGAAATAGCCCGAGCTATAGCACAGCTTGGCGTGCGCCTGGGACAACATGGCGATGGAATCTACAACATGGATCCAACTAGGGCGCTACCTTGGATACTATTAGTAACCAACGAAAGAGAGGGGACATTGAGGTTGACAACTCCAGCTATAAAAGGCGTTGCAGACCTTGTTCGACTGGGAATCTACTCAGCTACTTCATTCTATTATACAATCTCTTCAACAAACAACGACAATCACTTTAGAAAACTACCATTCTACCAGATCAACCATCACAATGTCTGACTTCAAGGGAAAGCTTGCCATTGTTACCGGTGCCTCCAAGTTGAACGGCATTGGTTATGCTAccgctcttcttttcgccAAGGGCGGCGCGGACGTATGAattccctcttcctcttcttttttttataaaagtataaactAACATTACTCAAGATTGTCGTCACTTACAACTCCAACCAAGCCGCTGTCCAGGAAGTTGTcaacaagctcaaggagcaAGGTGTCAAGGCCATCGCTATTCAAGGCAACGCCAGCTCTCGAACATTTGGCGATgacattgtcaaggccaCTGTCGCCGAGTTCCCCGGCCGCAAGATTGacatcatcgtcaacaacGCCGGCCACGCTACTTTCCCCGGAACTGTTGCCGACTCACCCATCGAAGAATTTGACGCCCTCTTCCACCCCAACGTTCTGGGCCCTCACCTGCTCATCAAGGCTGCCCTGCCTCACATCTCATCGCCTGGAGGTCGTATCGTCAACATCGGTACTGTCGTTGCTCGTACTGGAACCAACGTTGCTGCTTTCTACGCTGCTAGCAAGGCAGCGCTCAACACTCTTACTCTGGCGTGGGCTGAAGAGCTTGGCGAAAAGGGCATCACAGTCAATGTTGTTGCTCCCGGCCCTACTGCCACCGACTATGCTCCTCCAGAGGACTTTGACCTGACCCGCAAATTCCGTGCTCAGCAGTACATCAAGCGAAACGGAACCCCAGAGGAGGTTGCCAGTGCTATTGTGTATGCGGCCAGCGCGGGAGCGAGCTTCCTGTCTGGCCAGGTTATCGGCCTAGATGGTGGTTTGAGCTACGTTTAGAATCCAGAGGTCATGGGTTAGAATGGCCTTCTCACTGGTTAATGTAACCATTCTATCATTTAGAAGCGTATAGAAAAGCAACAATAAAAGTTCAATGTATCATACCAAAGCGCCGCGAATGatttcattcttttctcctcgGTAAGATTTCCATGGCCTGCATATAGGCTGACTTTAAAGGATCAAGTCCATTATAGAGAGAATACAGGGATACATAGTTGTGATCTCTCTCCCTAGGACGAATCTATTTCGAGCGTAACAGAATCTGACGGGTGTTTGGCAAACAGCTGGACACAGACCAGAATGGTAATGAGTAGACGATCGATATAGATTTCCTCTATAAAGTACCAAATGAAAAATGGACATTAGGTCAGACCACTCGTGAGAACTTTCCCGATTTAGATGGGCGAACCAGGGGGTGTATTACGGCTCAGGTGGTCGTCTGAGGAAGTCAATTTAAAGCGTGGTCTCTACGATGATGGACGTAGGGAAACGCAAGGTGGGGTCATAAAGCTTGTCTTTCTATCTATGATATAGGTGGTTGATCTGCTATACAGCACCTCAAGATGCGCTATATTGCTGTTTTATAAGGCTCCAGTCAAGTATAGGTATCGGGCAGTGGCATTACATACGTATGAGTTGGATAAACCTAATCAAAGTAGATGAACTTGATTGAATTGGATAGCTTTGCTTGACTTCATTCTTGGTCGTCTGATTAGTCTCATTCAATTAAGATCTTGGTCCAGGTTATCCAATCTGACCAAGGCCATCTCGTCTGAATAAGCCCATCTACGTGTACCTACCAAGTCTGACTAAGCCATCTAGCCTAATCAAGGTCATCTCGCCTAATTCATGTTATTTGACTTACAAGAAACACACCTACAAGAataggtatgtatgtataGGCATTTCTGTGTTATAAGGGTACACGTACTATAGCCGCCTCTCAAATGCTGAAATTAGATGGAGAGAGTATTTTCGCTGTATTTCCCCTGTATTTCCCCTGTATAACTTTTTGTTTCATCCATTTGCGACTTCAGCAATTTGGAGTTATTGCACAAGTGCAAGTCCATCTCAAGCGCCACCGGAAAGTTGGCAAATAATGGGATTACAGAGGACTTTTCAGAGATAGTCAGGGAATCTGTTTTAGACAAAAGAGCGGTGAGTGGTTTTCTATGACTACATGTATTGTTTGAAATATGAGGTCATAGTGAGAGCTAGAGGTCAaaacctttcttttttcttcgccCCCAAGTCCAGCTCTTGCATGCTGTAATTTCAATATTATGCGCCATCCAACATTAAATTTGAGACAGAAGGGGCTGGCTTACTGCAGAAGAGACGAGATGTGATTGGCGCTCGGTCACGGGGCCGGCCTCAGCCGGATCTCGCCAGCACGCTCTTATATGTCCAATGTTTCGTCCCCCAGCCTGACTCGGTTTGCTTTCCATTCTATCCCATCATCCTGGCCCAAAATGGCCCATCGAGCGCTTTTACCACGAGAGGGGCAGCGTCACGAGCCGCCCAGCGCTGAAGAGCCAACCCCAGTTAAGCGTCGATTGATATCTGCCGCCTGTAACAGTGAGTATCCCTTGTGTTCTGTCGCTGAGAGACGAAAAGAGAGGCTAAATGTGGACAGTttgcagaaagaagaagataaaagTAAGAGATTTCACTCGCTCGGGAAGACGATAGACATGGTCGATATATATTCATGCGTCTTATTAGTGTAATGGACGGCGACCGGTCTGTGGACACTGCGAGCAAGCAAACCATCCATGCCAATACGCGGTGCCAGAAGGCATGACCGCCCGCCAAGCACTAGTCCAACAAAACGAAAGCTTGACTGAGAGAAACCGGGTTCTGTACACGGCAtttgagaagctgagagacgAGGGGAGAGCTGCAGACGTGCTTCGACACATCAGAGAGGCGTCGTCAACTGAGGCTGCAATACATTCCATATCCGATgccctcctgctcctcccaCCTTCGAATAGTGGTATTGTGCCATCGAGTGGGCAATCCACCGCCACTAATTCTAAACCATTGCTTCACCAGGCATTTTATAGCAGTCTCAAGGCCTCGAAGAGACTCGGCTTTAGGTTCTACAGCACCTCCTCACTCCATTAATCAATCAATACTAAGTCTCGTATAGGGAAGCCCAGGCCTCTGTCATATTGGACTGGCCAAAGGTTGAATCACTTGGAATTAATGATAGTTTGAACGGGGTGGTTGTCAATGTGGCAACTGAGAGTCTCCCCATCTCCAAATGGACGCGAGCTTCTAGTGACGATGTGCATCTCACGCATTTGTTCAATCTTTTTTGGACATGGGACAATTCGATTTCGAGAGTGATAGATCGGGACATATTTATGGCTGATCTGAAGAATGTGGCTAGCCCTGGGCAAGACTACAGCTCAAGCGTGGGAGAATTCTGCTCATCATTCATGGTGAATGCTTTGCTCGCAATGGCTTCTGTATGCATTCACAATAGTCTGTCTGGCAAGTGTAACACGGGTCTGGCTAACGAGCTCTGTAGATGTATTCATCAGATGAGAGGGACCTCACCGTGCCGGGAGATGTCATGACGCGAGGGCGAGCTTTCGCAGACGAAGCATATCGGCTGtttgagaaagaaaagacttATTCACGACCGTCTTTAACGCTAACACAGGGTGCGGCTCTTCTGTGGATGTACGAATCCAATATCGGTGACGGCGCTCTAGGACTTCGGATATTGGATGAGCTGTACTCCTTTTACTCAGACTTTGCATTTGGTAATCCGGAGCCCAAAGATTCTGCTTATTCACCTAGATCACTAGATGCGACTAGATGGAAAGCTAGGTCCCACTTGGCTTGGGGATTCTATTGTGTTGCTGCGTTCGTGTGAAGAGCTATTGGATCCGTCGATGGCCCTGTGACTGACTGGCAACTTAGAAAGGTTGAACTTACATTTTCGAGACCGATGAGAATCAGCAAACCCGCCATCACTAGATGCTTAGGCGACAGTGGCTCAAGCCCTTTTAGCAACCATATCTCGCCTGGATCTTGGTTTGCCTACCCAGTGTCGGTGGAAGCCCACGACTCATGTTATGGAGATATGTTCCAGGCAGAATGCGACCTTGCAAAGTTAATCGAAGAGCTACTGATTTTTCGCGAAGCTAATCACGTCAAAACTGCATCTCCTAATGTTCTAGAAGGCGTTGGAAACATGTATAAAAAACTCATGATTTGGAAACAATCGCTTCCAGATTGTTTACAGCCATCAAGTTCCGAGCTTCCGTCTGTAATAATGTTACAGTAAGTACATCTAGCCGTCGAATGTTTCTACTTGCAAAGTGTCGCAGGGCAACTGATTTACCGATTGTTGTAGTAACACCCATGGAGCCGCGGTTTTGAAACTCTTAGAAGGATTGCCAAATGCCCCGGGGGGTATTGACGGCCAGGGTTTGGAAACGCTTCGCATCGCTCATGCCACATCCACAATGTCTGGGGTATGGATATACAGGTCCCAATACGCCCTTGGACGAGAATACTGGGCAATACAGGGCTGTTTCGCTGCGGCAACCGCAGTACTCGGGTATCTGTCTCCTGGCGCAGTTCAGGTAGATACCTTCATTAAGGCATGCCAAGCTTTGGCCGAGATGAGCGTCATATTGCCACTTGCGGGTTCATTTTTGGAGGGTATTCAGCAGCTCGTATCGCTTCATAACATAGCACTGCCCCGTTACGGGATGAAATACTTGGTTGCGCCGCAAAATCAACAAGGTAGGGCGTATACGTCTGCTATTAGGGTGTCTACAACGTTTCGAGGTGAAGAGTCCGGTGCTATTGATGGGAACGAAAGCCACAAACAACGCGACCTTACATTTGAAGATTTAATTTACGACAGAGATGTGGCCGAAATGGAAACAGACTAGATGCACAATGCACAATAACTAGATGCACAATAATCTCTTGATAGAATCTGTTGCCTGGGGTCATTAAGAAGAGTGTTTTcatatataccttaatatCAAATAATTTATACTATGCAGTGAGACACTACTATTATCATCGAGAGTCATTTGCATCTCCTAAACAAGTAGCAACAAGCTTTACTAACAAGAATATGAGTTACTACACTAAAACATTGATTGACGTTATGGCGTAACTGTCGCAGAATTAAATCCCGGCTCATTATTGAATCGATTTCTGAATCTCCCCATGTCAACGCCTGGAAGCAATTCCTATGCTGTCGGCGCCTCAGGTTACGCCGCGCTTGACGGGCTGAAGCTGTTGATAGCGCGCACAAGTCTCTAGCGTCTGACGCGCTGATGGCCTGCAGGGCGGAATAGCGGCTCATGCTATCTTAGTCCTGGTATGAAATCAAGGAAAGATTGATAGAATTAAGACATATCGGTGGCTGGGCGTGGCCAGCCGAGGATAGACAACTGAAACGCCGGCTACGCGAAATTGGCCGCCAGACTATTTTCCGTGCGGCTATGCTTGGTCGTGTAATTACTTTGATGCAAGGGGTTGAAATCATGGTATATATCGGTATTAGTACGGATGACTATGTGCAATAATGGCCGCCACGCGCGTAGAGTAGGCTGTGGCTGTATAAAAGGCATGTGTCAGTGCTCTTATTGGATGGAATGGTATAGTCTAGACAACGACTATTGCTCGCTTAACATGTGCTACTGCAATGCTGAATCCATGCTAACAAGTCGTGCAAACATTTCTGACACTAGATTCATGTGATAGTAATGGCATCTCAGCCGCATCTCATGGGGATGGCCGTGGAAGAATCTGCGCCTTGATGGTACTTGTGTGCAGCTTTTCTATTCTCTAGAGATACTTCAAGGAAATGCATGTTTACAAATAACAAGTGATTCCCAAACTTGTTTATCTCAGCAGCttggctttcttctttcctgaTACAATAGTAAAACATCAAGATCGATCACCATGACACTCAAAGACGGTACCTACGCCATTTCTAGCATCCTCCCTACCAACCCGGTCCTTGATATTGCCGGTCCCAACCCCTTTGCCAACCCCCTCGCCGGTATTATCTGTTTGTCAGTACTCTTGAAACCCACTTTCTTCCAGATACGTATTTACACATCTCAAGCACAAAAAAGACTATCGAGCCCCAGAGCCAACAGTGGCAGGTAACCACTCTTCGCCCGGGTGTCTATAGTCTACAATATATCATTGGCCCCTGCTGGATTACTGCTCCCGGTATGCTCCCATTACTTTGTTATTCTGCATTTTGCCTATAAAAGGATCACTTAGCTGATCTTGTCTCTGGATAGTCGACGGTGGCGTTGCGCAAGTTGACACGTCTAGATATGACCCCAACCTGGCGACTCGTTGGAATATTTCCGAGGCCGACCCGAGTTCTGGCAACTACCTGTATGTCTTTTCATTATGATTAGCCGTAGATTTGACGTGGTCATTGCTAACAGGTTGCTTAGGATTGAGAGCGTACAGTTTCCCGGCCGCGTTATAGACCTTGATCATGCCAGCCACGCTGACAATATTACTGCTCTTCTGTATCCATACCACAAACAAAAGAATCAACTGTGGCAGTTTACTCCTGTGGAAATAAACTTCTAGTGCGTCATTCTACCTAACATGCCAAATATACTCTGGTGGACTTTTTTGTGATGGCTACGTTATGTTTAAGTCTTCTCTATCAAGGTGTAGAAACCTGACAAATACAGCATCAGACAGATATCTCGCCTAGCTTTTGCACAACTTTCTCAATATACATAGCCCCTACGGCAaacccatcttcatccttaaactctccatcatctccaaaaTCTTCATTGTCCTTGTCTAGGCACGTCAAGCAAGTCTCCACCACTTTGCTGTACTTGTTGCCCATGCTGCGTCGCAAAGTGCCTCTTGCTAATTGTAGCAATTTGTCTTTGACTCGTTCGGGAGATTTCAGAAACTCGGGTCCGCTCGTACTATCACTTTCAGCTGCCAATTTGGAGCCTAGACTAGACGGTCGAAAGTTCGTTGTTGCTAACGAAGACTGGTCTTTGTCGTCAACTTTGTCGTACTCGACGAAACTGCCCCACAATCCAATCTCAAGCAAACAGACACCGACACTGTAAATGTCATGCCGCATATTATAGTCCGTCTTCAGCGTCTTACCCTGTCTTTGTGGATGGCGATATAAGTTCTTCTCCCAATCATCGTCACCAAGACGATTTGTTTTACCCTCGGCATCGCGGAGAACGTCGAAGCCGACCAACACAGTCGTCTCGTGGCCTCCAGTATTAGCAGATCCATAATCTCCTCTTCTGAGGATAAGTATTGTCTCGGGTCGAATGTTCTTATGCACAAACTCATACAGATGCACATAACTGACTGCATTGACAAGCTGTCTCGCAAGGTCAAATCGTGCTGATAAAGAATCATGTTCGCCGCTTGGTCCACTGAGCAGTCGATGACGAAGGCTCTGCGCATGCGAATGCGTTGGGGGCACACGGAAGACAAAAGACAGACCCGTTGGGGGTATAGCTGTGTCAGGCTTTGTATCTGCGCCGTCCTCGTTCAAAATGCCCTTGCATTCCAGCAGCCCAAATGTGAAAGGGTCTGTGTGCTTCAACCGCCTTGCAAAGTTCCGAATGTCGCGCAGTGCAGAGTTGATGTTTGCCCTGGAGATGCAAGTGATGGGATCAAGCACCACGAGTTCGCCGTTGTCAGCTCGACGAGCTATGCGGACTGGGCTGTAAGCTAGGCTTTGGACGCTTTCAGTGTTGAGTCCCCCTGGAAGGAGAAAGACAGTCTTTCTTGTACCATTGTCGTCGATAGGTTTAAGTGCGCGACGCAGTTGCTGTGTAGTAGGGATAACTGCTTTTGTCTCGTGCGTTGAGATgggttgttgttgttgcgaCATGAAGTAGAGCTGCTGGTCCACCTCGGGTCCGgcaatcttcatcatcaaaaacCAGCTGGGATCAAAAATACCCTGCCAAACCTCCAGATCGGTAATTGTATCGGCGAGTCTATCCTTCATAAATGCGTACTTGAGTCGCTTGACttcgacgatgatggccttCTCGCCTGCGCCATCTGGTAGAGCATCAGATTTCTTAACCAAGCCGGAGAGTTTGGTGTTTGCGGCGTGTAGCTTTTGCAGCAGAATCTCCAGCGCCTGTTGCTGAATGTTTTTATGCCATTCACTCAGCTGAGGCTCTAGTCTGCGTATGAATTCGAGTTGCAGCTGAATCTTTAGCCAGCAAGCTTCGACGCGCACAACGCTCTCGTGAAGTCGCACTTCGGCATTTGCAAACGCTTTGCAGAGTGCGACGAGCTCTGTTCCCCAGTGATATGCAGTGTCTATAGTGCCAATCAGGCCGAGGACGCCAAACGGGTCGACCATTGTGAACAGTTCCCAAAGCGACAGGTTTACTTCAACCGGCAAGCCACCTAGCTATATGGTTTTTGTTGTGAAGTTTTCAGAAACATCCAGGCAATCCCCATCTAcctatttataaaagttgCAAACCATCGGCAGGCAGTGTGAGGCTGAATTGTGTATAGCCGCCGCGCTCTGGCTACAGCCCCGCCTCTGGACCCTGAACGCCTTACTTTGGCGCCGAAGGATTCAAGCCGTCGCAACAGACCGTTTATTAATAGCACATGGACCCTTCGGTGCTATTGTTCTTCCTCAACTCATTTTCGAAATTTCATCAACGTTATCAACTGATAAAATCTCAAATCTATACAGCTGTTTTACCCCTCGCTGTCTTCGCCCTTTAGTTGCCGCTGCCACTCTCGGACGGCGCCGGATCCTCCCGTCGGACCGGCCCCCATGTTACGATGGCCGGATCTCGTTCGTGACACCCGCCTCAGCACGAAAATCGAAGACGATGTCACGATCCACCACCACGAGGACTCAGACGATGAGAACAACGCTCGGTCGACATGGCGAGAGGAACGCTGGAAGGCGACGGTCCGTCTGGGCTACGGCGGTTGTGGTAGCGTCTGGCTGCAGGAATGTGTCGATGGAAAGCGAGGGATCGACAGGCGTGCCGTCAAAGTCATTCCTCGGATGAAACTTAAAGACAAGAAGGACAACTATGTGTCTGAACTGGAGGCTATTGCCAAGTTCTCGCAAAAACGTGTATGTGGGTGCATTCGGTCTCTGATGGAGAAGGCTATCTCTGATTCTCGTGCGTGTAGTACTCAAAGTGTTTTGTCAAATTCCTCGGGTGGTATGACGATGACGCCTCGAACCTTTATATCGCCATGGAATACTTTCCTCTTGGA is a window from the Trichoderma atroviride chromosome 5, complete sequence genome containing:
- a CDS encoding uncharacterized protein (EggNog:ENOG41), with the protein product MDPPKDANSEASSRDASPSSSSGSLLFINSAGPARGRPRDQATTRQIRQHVMRDIGKARRKPRRNPQVDLEVRSAKRNAGPSSTSCSCTAVGLNQVLCGCCTQLAAGAASLPPPSRPFWDQHPLAMMEHNWGMDAFAAYGLALAVNWEQSYADPSISRFWFPFAFQASDFCRDFLTGPEVRAAIHSQSKERSRAFALARFMEVTSCINRRLLQPDVSEATAINVIQAVMGCICYNFIVSDFEQARVHLSGLKVMIAARGGIESLANNSRILLMLFWVDTLSSLIFDQKPRFPMPTLLIPPLSNQELPQILTTLESNLGILCSNTDTHHIVIASAFQDMWSVCKLIRPKLELLGDNLWREEVYLGTQLNPIAYRILDSDAHSHTGGPCCMLEALRLGILLWILGLKQKAQSYPCSPASYITRLLLHMQNPSMTNIAHHLPYFIPYQLWLLFICATMTLDPTDKAIALQLVARIMNESKWTWADVTVHMHQLPWIIEFRAYNESLAAVVELYRGVASYIL
- a CDS encoding uncharacterized protein (EggNog:ENOG41); translation: MSDFKGKLAIVTGASKLNGIGYATALLFAKGGADIVVTYNSNQAAVQEVVNKLKEQGVKAIAIQGNASSRTFGDDIVKATVAEFPGRKIDIIVNNAGHATFPGTVADSPIEEFDALFHPNVLGPHLLIKAALPHISSPGGRIVNIGTVVARTGTNVAAFYAASKAALNTLTLAWAEELGEKGITVNVVAPGPTATDYAPPEDFDLTRKFRAQQYIKRNGTPEEVASAIVYAASAGASFLSGQVIGLDGGLSYV
- a CDS encoding uncharacterized protein (EggNog:ENOG41) — its product is MAHRALLPREGQRHEPPSAEEPTPVKRRLISAACNICRKKKIKCNGRRPVCGHCEQANHPCQYAVPEGMTARQALVQQNESLTERNRVLYTAFEKLRDEGRAADVLRHIREASSTEAAIHSISDALLLLPPSNSGIVPSSGQSTATNSKPLLHQAFYSSLKASKRLGFREAQASVILDWPKVESLGINDSLNGVVVNVATESLPISKWTRASSDDVHLTHLFNLFWTWDNSISRVIDRDIFMADLKNVASPGQDYSSSVGEFCSSFMVNALLAMASMYSSDERDLTVPGDVMTRGRAFADEAYRLFEKEKTYSRPSLTLTQGAALLWMYESNIGDGALGLRILDELYSFYSDFAFGNPEPKDSAYSPRSLDATRWKARSHLAWGFYCVAAFV
- a CDS encoding uncharacterized protein (EggNog:ENOG41), with translation MTLKDGTYAISSILPTNPVLDIAGPNPFANPLAGIICFTKKTIEPQSQQWQVTTLRPGVYSLQYIIGPCWITAPVDGGVAQVDTSRYDPNLATRWNISEADPSSGNYLIESVQFPGRVIDLDHASHADNITALLYPYHKQKNQLWQFTPVEINF
- a CDS encoding uncharacterized protein (EggNog:ENOG41); translated protein: MVDPFGVLGLIGTIDTAYHWGTELVALCKAFANAEVRLHESVVRVEACWLKIQLQLEFIRRLEPQLSEWHKNIQQQALEILLQKLHAANTKLSGLVKKSDALPDGAGEKAIIVEVKRLKYAFMKDRLADTITDLEVWQGIFDPSWFLMMKIAGPEVDQQLYFMSQQQQPISTHETKAVIPTTQQLRRALKPIDDNGTRKTVFLLPGGLNTESVQSLAYSPVRIARRADNGELVVLDPITCISRANINSALRDIRNFARRLKHTDPFTFGLLECKGILNEDGADTKPDTAIPPTGLSFVFRVPPTHSHAQSLRHRLLSGPSGEHDSLSARFDLARQLVNAVSYVHLYEFVHKNIRPETILILRRGDYGSANTGGHETTVLVGFDVLRDAEGKTNRLGDDDWEKNLYRHPQRQGKTLKTDYNMRHDIYSVGVCLLEIGLWGSFVEYDKVDDKDQSSLATTNFRPSSLGSKLAAESDSTSGPEFLKSPERVKDKLLQLARGTLRRSMGNKYSKVVETCLTCLDKDNEDFGDDGEFKDEDGFAVGAMYIEKVVQKLGEISV